Proteins encoded within one genomic window of Camelina sativa cultivar DH55 chromosome 19, Cs, whole genome shotgun sequence:
- the LOC104765497 gene encoding uncharacterized protein LOC104765497, which translates to MNFPPTKLDYHVDMFNLQSQSRFLSLYKAEDGRTALIFDSTVFHPQGGGQPSDTGFVEFSDLDFKFSVQDVRSKDGIVLHYGVFEGSNHESGMDIEKGREVHLFVDESRRKLNSRLHSAGHLLDMCMQKVGLGYLEPGKGYHFPDGPFVEYKGSVPQNELQVKQRELEAEANELITKGGKVYAALLPYEEASVLCSGNLPDYIPKGSTPRIIKLGDNPGCPCGGTHVSDISDIISMKITQLRTKKGMTKVFYTIAS; encoded by the exons ATGAACTTTCCTCCGACGAAGCTTGATTATCATGTAGACATGTTCAATCTCCAATCTCAGTCCAGATTCCTCTCCTTATACAAG GCGGAGGATGGACGCACAGCTCTGATATTCGATTCGACGGTGTTTCATCCGCAAGGTGGCGGCCAGCCGTCGGACACCGGTTTTGTCGAATTCTCCGATTTGGATTTCAAGTTTTCCGTTCAGGATGTTCGATCGAAAGACGGAATT GTTCTCCATTACGGAGTTTTCGAAGGTTCGAATCATGAGAGTGGAATGGATATTGAGAAAGGGAGAGAAGttcatttgtttgttgatgAATCAAGGCGCAAACTCAATTCCAG GTTGCACTCAGCTGGACACTTGCTAGATATGTGTATGCAGAAAGTTGGGTTAGGATATTTGGAGCCTGGAAAAGGGTACCATTTTCCAGACGG TCCATTTGTGGAATACAAAGGAAGCGTTCCACAGAATGAATTACAGGTGAAGCAGAGAGAGTTGGAGGCAGAAGCTAACGAACTGATAACCAAAGGAGGAAAG GTTTATGCTGCTCTATTGCCCTATGAAGAGGCATCTGTGCTCTGTAGTGGCAATCTTCCTGATTATATTCCTAAG GGAAGCACTCCTCGGATCATAAAATTAGGTGACAACCCCGGGTGTCCGTGTGGTGGGACACATGTCTCGGATATATCCGATATCATAAGCATGAAG ATCACACAGCTGAGAACAAAGAAAGGAATGACGAAAGTTTTCTACACCATTGCATCTTGA